The Euphorbia lathyris chromosome 2, ddEupLath1.1, whole genome shotgun sequence genome includes a window with the following:
- the LOC136216650 gene encoding uncharacterized protein, which produces MGIVADSSPADEEKKSPSALTDFSSMIKSKAPEEAAPWIDHAVQQALVYQKTIVDEFDGATKALRSRFSEISSTSSAHLHQSIDSLQDAKSELAVYEDMLFGKMKEGVKVAASYPWITGGVVICSGCVLLKRPRRILYYNTLRLLMSEEALHSRADAKVKELRQSMNLLKAESEKLGRRASLAEEQLIRGRTKLRQAGKQIQGVITSAYKIERQAAGLKDILQELPSREASRFRSQVTNLASEAKKERNTLTKEVTKISNYGISV; this is translated from the exons ATGGGGATAGTCGCAGATTCATCACCAGCCGATGAAGAGAAGAAAAGCCCATCGGCTCTTACCGATTTCTCTTCGATGATCAAATCGAAAGCTCCGGAAGAAGCGGCCCCGTGGATTGACCATGCAGTTCAACAAGCTCTTGTCTACCAAAAGACCATCGTAGATGAATTCGATGGCGCCACTAAAGCCCTCAGATCCCGTTTTTCCGAAATTAGCTCTACTTCTTCAGCTCACCTCCATCAATCAATC GATTCTCTGCAAGATGCGAAGTCTGAGCTTGCTGTTTATGAGGATATGCTTTTTGGAAAGATGAAAG AGGGCGTTAAAGTTGCAGCTTCATATCCATGGATTACAGGCGGGGTTGTCATTTGTTCAGGATGCGTTCTACTAAAAA GACCAAGACGCATTTTGTACTACAATACCTTGCGCCTTCTTATGAGTGAAGAG GCCTTGCATTCCCGAGCAGATGCTAAGGTCAAGGAATTGCGGCAGTCAATGAACCTCTTGAAAGCAGAGAGCGAAAAATTAGGG AGGAGGGCATCATTAGCTGAAGAGCAGTTGATTCGTGGAAGGACAAAACTGAG ACAAGCAGGGAAGCAGATTCAAGGCGTGATTACGTCAGCTTATAAGATCGAGAGGCAAGCAGCAG GCTTGAAGGACATCCTTCAGGAATTACCTTCTAGGGAAGCATCTAGATTCCGGTCTCAA GTAACTAACCTTGCTTCGGAAGCGAAGAAAGAAAGGAACACCTTGACGAAGGAGGTTACGAAAATCAGTAACTACGGGATCTCAGTCTGA